One region of Parerythrobacter jejuensis genomic DNA includes:
- a CDS encoding DNA polymerase III subunit delta → MKATQRDFASQAQRAARQCTVFFFCGPDEAGASAAAEAIHAMLPDAGERVEISGADLRRDPVLLGDEARSTSLFGDTRHLFVRANGDEAHDALATLFEGEGEACPVLVVATSATDKSRTAKLLANRDDALVAMFYPPDLRSMTGTVRDLADGAGLRLGGDLAERIARASGLDQRLAKSEVTKLALYLDASPASPQNADITAWEQIGAKTEEDGFMPLVNTALSGHIRKLPAEMARMRELSLNPVGIALAFERRAAQLAQLAARLGRNSDVNGFIQSEKQARRIFWKDERDLREQLRIWRGKRLDRLVARLTALHRHLLANSQSGEILLAQELTQIARAAAAAAK, encoded by the coding sequence GTGAAGGCAACCCAGCGGGACTTTGCCAGTCAGGCGCAGAGAGCTGCGCGTCAATGCACTGTCTTTTTCTTTTGCGGACCGGATGAAGCAGGGGCGTCAGCCGCAGCGGAAGCCATACATGCCATGCTGCCGGATGCCGGCGAGCGGGTAGAGATATCCGGTGCTGATTTGCGGCGGGACCCCGTGCTGTTGGGTGATGAGGCACGATCGACTTCGCTTTTCGGTGACACGCGGCATCTCTTTGTTCGCGCAAACGGGGACGAGGCGCATGATGCACTTGCAACACTCTTCGAAGGCGAGGGCGAAGCATGTCCGGTACTGGTGGTCGCGACCTCAGCAACCGACAAGTCGCGCACGGCGAAGCTGCTAGCCAACCGCGACGATGCCCTGGTTGCGATGTTCTACCCTCCCGATTTGCGCAGCATGACGGGTACGGTTCGCGATCTGGCCGATGGCGCAGGCTTGCGCCTGGGCGGAGATCTGGCAGAGCGCATCGCGCGTGCCTCAGGTCTCGATCAGCGATTGGCGAAATCCGAAGTCACCAAGCTGGCCCTTTATCTCGATGCGTCTCCGGCATCACCCCAGAATGCAGATATCACCGCTTGGGAACAGATCGGTGCGAAGACCGAGGAAGACGGCTTCATGCCGCTCGTGAACACCGCGCTTTCTGGTCATATCCGCAAGCTGCCAGCCGAGATGGCGCGGATGCGCGAGCTGTCGCTCAATCCCGTGGGTATTGCACTCGCGTTCGAGCGTCGCGCGGCCCAATTGGCGCAACTTGCCGCCCGTCTGGGCAGGAACAGCGATGTGAACGGGTTTATCCAGTCGGAGAAACAGGCCCGTCGTATCTTTTGGAAAGACGAGCGCGATTTGCGCGAGCAATTGCGGATTTGGCGCGGAAAGCGGCTAGATCGGTTGGTGGCCCGGCTAACCGCCCTGCACCGACACCTCTTGGCCAACAGCCAGTCCGGGGAAATCCTGCTTGCGCAAGAGCTGACCCAGATCGCCCGGGCGGCGGCAGCGGCGGCAAAATAG
- a CDS encoding exopolysaccharide biosynthesis polyprenyl glycosylphosphotransferase: MNAPFEMEDSARDQSFTPAPSLERRRLRAYLLLVAVDIAAILVAFFLAGALYLGRIPDPQALRQAYLLLPIFLTIAMYQGTYSLRTLLDARYASLRALSALMIAAALLAFVAFYLKTSATFSRVTLTLGLVLSGLIMVGIRVAAVRLVERRWAGFVRNRLLILDGGPDLPIAANQRVEAARFGLDPKADDPDHLDRLGQVLLNQDEVVVSCPAERRDDWAFALKASGVHGEIVSDTAQRLGAINVHRYEGVEATTLVVSAGPLGLRARAAKRLFDLVFASLALLVLSPFLFLLGLAIWIEDRGPVLFVQKRTGHGNRFFPMLKFRSMRVAAQDAHGTRSTARDDDRVTRIGGFMRRRSIDELPQLINVLRGEMSIVGPRPHAPGSQAGEKLFWKVDSRYWHRHALKPGLTGLAQIRGLRGATEEEHDLSDRLQADLEYIARWSLQRDLAIVWRTLFVLTHERAY; encoded by the coding sequence TTGAACGCGCCTTTCGAAATGGAAGATTCCGCCAGGGATCAAAGCTTCACGCCTGCGCCCTCGCTCGAGAGGAGACGTCTGAGGGCCTATCTGCTGCTGGTCGCGGTAGACATAGCCGCGATCTTGGTCGCGTTCTTCTTGGCGGGCGCACTCTATCTCGGCCGTATTCCGGACCCTCAGGCCTTGCGGCAAGCCTATCTGTTGCTGCCGATCTTCCTGACCATCGCCATGTATCAGGGGACTTATTCGCTCAGAACCCTGCTCGATGCCCGCTACGCGAGTCTGCGGGCACTTTCGGCCCTCATGATCGCAGCGGCGCTGCTCGCATTCGTTGCCTTCTATCTTAAGACGAGCGCGACGTTTTCTCGCGTCACACTCACTCTCGGCTTGGTCTTGAGCGGCCTGATCATGGTCGGGATACGTGTGGCGGCCGTACGTCTTGTGGAGCGGCGGTGGGCGGGTTTTGTCCGCAACCGGTTGCTGATCCTCGATGGTGGTCCTGATCTACCTATTGCGGCCAACCAGCGGGTGGAGGCGGCTCGATTCGGGCTCGATCCGAAGGCGGACGATCCCGATCACCTCGACCGGCTTGGCCAGGTCCTGCTCAATCAGGATGAAGTCGTGGTCAGCTGCCCTGCCGAACGTCGCGATGATTGGGCATTCGCGCTCAAAGCCAGCGGCGTTCACGGTGAAATCGTGAGCGACACCGCTCAGCGGCTTGGCGCGATCAATGTCCATCGATACGAAGGCGTAGAGGCGACGACCCTGGTTGTCAGCGCAGGGCCACTCGGCTTGCGCGCCCGGGCAGCGAAGCGGTTATTCGATCTGGTATTTGCCAGCCTCGCGCTCCTGGTCCTGTCCCCGTTCTTGTTCCTGCTCGGCCTTGCCATTTGGATCGAAGATCGTGGGCCAGTCTTGTTTGTGCAGAAACGGACCGGGCATGGGAACCGGTTCTTCCCGATGTTGAAGTTTCGTTCGATGCGCGTTGCCGCACAGGATGCACATGGTACGCGGTCAACCGCCCGCGATGATGATCGCGTGACCCGAATCGGGGGCTTCATGCGGCGGCGTAGTATTGATGAATTGCCGCAGCTCATTAACGTTTTGCGTGGCGAAATGAGCATTGTCGGCCCGAGGCCTCATGCCCCCGGCAGCCAGGCCGGAGAGAAGCTGTTCTGGAAAGTCGACTCGCGATACTGGCATCGCCATGCGCTCAAGCCCGGCTTGACCGGCCTTGCGCAGATTCGCGGACTGAGAGGAGCGACAGAGGAAGAGCATGATCTGTCGGACCGGTTGCAGGCAGATTTGGAATACATCGCCCGATGGTCCTTGCAGCGCGATCTTGCGATTGTTTGGCGAACCTTGTTCGTCCTCACCCACGAGCGGGCTTACTGA
- a CDS encoding PilZ domain-containing protein: MPDIECGDDEATNAGRRKAARSSLLLRSAKVICQSGEYYCVIHDVSTDGAGLRFLHAAPPEPRVLLQLANGDTYPIERVWLGKRQAGYRFASPIVLADFVHEPSPYESRPIRLKVSADATVVEGTLAHHARLVDLSCAGAMIDCDARLPIAEHIALEFGGDTPRRAIVCWQDNAQHGVSFHQPMSVEELANTVLSLQPFTIPNPARKRTTTGIIRAA, from the coding sequence ATGCCCGATATTGAATGCGGAGATGACGAGGCGACCAATGCTGGTCGTCGCAAAGCGGCCCGTTCGTCGCTCCTGCTTCGCAGTGCAAAGGTCATTTGTCAGAGCGGCGAATACTACTGCGTCATCCACGATGTCTCAACGGACGGAGCTGGCCTGCGCTTCCTTCATGCTGCCCCACCAGAGCCTCGCGTACTGCTGCAATTGGCGAACGGCGATACCTACCCGATCGAACGCGTGTGGCTGGGCAAGCGCCAGGCAGGCTACCGATTCGCCAGCCCGATTGTGCTGGCAGACTTCGTCCACGAGCCAAGCCCCTACGAAAGCCGCCCCATCCGCCTGAAAGTTTCTGCCGACGCAACGGTCGTCGAGGGCACACTCGCGCATCATGCTCGACTGGTCGATCTCTCCTGTGCGGGTGCCATGATCGATTGCGATGCTCGCCTCCCGATAGCCGAGCATATTGCTCTCGAGTTCGGCGGCGATACTCCTCGGCGAGCAATCGTCTGCTGGCAAGACAACGCGCAACACGGCGTTTCTTTTCACCAGCCCATGAGTGTGGAAGAATTGGCCAACACGGTGCTTTCGCTCCAGCCATTTACGATACCCAATCCAGCGAGAAAGCGCACTACGACCGGCATCATCAGGGCTGCCTGA
- a CDS encoding glycosyltransferase, with protein MRILHVVGDSNPAMGGAIEGVFQLGDAYRAMGHVQELLTLDAPDDPWVAAAPSPVHALGHQRTEAPGALGQWAEKLRPPTQAISWLRTNLANYDAVVVDGLWNTSTLTARWVLPRAGVPYAVFSHGMLDPYFRTTQPGKEWIKRQLFRVNERVLLRGAEAALFTTQQERDLAIEAWPGWKKIESEVVGFGTGEPPVRSPAMAAAFAEAVPDAAGEPYLLFLSRLHPKKGCEILLEAFATADLPANLRLVMAGPGDAGYVTKLRAQAEALGIGARTDWPRMLSGNAKWGALYGCEAMALISHQENFGVVVAEALACARPVVISDQVNLHGTISAAGSGIVCDNNAPSAREALATIMAMSREDRTAMGQAGRTQFDREFAMRRTAERILALFERSQNESTNNG; from the coding sequence GTGAGAATTCTCCATGTCGTCGGAGATTCCAATCCCGCCATGGGCGGCGCCATCGAAGGGGTCTTCCAACTTGGCGATGCCTACAGGGCGATGGGCCATGTCCAGGAGCTGCTGACCCTCGATGCTCCGGATGATCCTTGGGTGGCAGCGGCACCCTCACCTGTCCACGCGCTTGGCCACCAAAGAACTGAGGCTCCTGGCGCACTCGGGCAATGGGCAGAGAAACTTCGCCCGCCGACGCAAGCAATTTCTTGGTTGCGAACAAACCTGGCCAACTATGACGCAGTCGTCGTCGATGGATTGTGGAACACATCCACTTTGACTGCACGATGGGTCTTGCCCCGCGCCGGAGTGCCCTACGCTGTATTCTCGCACGGCATGCTTGATCCCTATTTCCGCACAACGCAGCCCGGTAAGGAATGGATCAAGCGACAGCTTTTCCGGGTGAATGAAAGGGTGCTGTTGCGAGGGGCGGAAGCCGCCTTGTTCACGACGCAACAAGAGCGAGACCTGGCTATCGAGGCTTGGCCAGGCTGGAAGAAAATTGAGAGCGAGGTGGTGGGGTTCGGCACCGGCGAGCCACCGGTTCGAAGCCCGGCCATGGCCGCTGCTTTCGCTGAGGCTGTTCCCGATGCTGCAGGTGAGCCGTACCTGCTGTTCCTCAGTCGTTTGCACCCCAAGAAAGGGTGCGAGATCCTACTTGAGGCCTTCGCGACTGCTGATCTGCCGGCCAATTTGCGGCTGGTCATGGCCGGGCCCGGTGATGCCGGATATGTGACCAAGCTGCGGGCGCAGGCAGAAGCGCTTGGCATTGGCGCGCGCACAGACTGGCCGAGAATGTTGAGCGGGAACGCCAAGTGGGGCGCGCTTTACGGCTGCGAAGCGATGGCATTGATTTCACACCAGGAGAATTTTGGCGTCGTGGTGGCCGAAGCACTGGCGTGTGCCCGCCCAGTTGTCATCTCTGATCAGGTCAACCTCCATGGCACAATCAGTGCGGCCGGTTCGGGGATCGTTTGTGACAACAATGCTCCCTCGGCGCGCGAGGCGCTTGCAACAATCATGGCAATGTCACGGGAAGATCGAACCGCCATGGGCCAGGCAGGTCGCACGCAATTCGATCGCGAATTCGCGATGCGCCGCACCGCCGAGAGAATTTTGGCGTTGTTCGAGAGATCGCAGAACGAAAGCACCAACAACGGATAA
- the leuS gene encoding leucine--tRNA ligase, protein MTETRFDPSSADGRWQHAWDEAGCFAADSNSDKPKSYVLEMFPYPSGRIHIGHVRNYTMGDVLARYKKMRGYEVLHPMGWDAFGMPAENAAMEKGVHPGGWTRGNIANMKAQLKRLGFALDWTREFATCDPEYYGHEQSLFIDLFEAGLVYRKESEVNWDPVDQTVLANEQVIDGKGWRSGAEVEKRKLNQWFLKITDFADELLEGLGDLDKWPEKVRLMQENWIGKSRGLQFRFELSNGQSLEVYSTRPDTIFGATFVAVAPDHPIAKSAAQASEKAAEFVQLCKRGGTTAADLETAEKLGFDTGITAEHPFTGEPLPVFIANFVLMDYGTGAIMAVPGHDQRDFDFARKYQLPIPRVVAASAEDSEKPFAGEAEPGEGVVVNSGFLDGMDVETAKKAVIDRAEKDGWGNGQTVWRLRDWGVSRQRYWGTPIPFVHCDRCGVVPVARDQLPVTLPDDVDFQTPGNPLVRHPTWKKTTCPKCGSLAERETDTLDTFVDSSWYFLRFASQPDDRPFDPEEVEKWLPVEQYIGGIEHAILHLLYARFWTRALRHAGHLPFAEPFSSLFTQGMVTHETYSRRDPQSGKQTFFEPEEVDRGSKGAKLKDDGFPVTVGRVIKMSKSKKNVVDPDTIVERYGADAVRWFMLSDSPPERDLPWSESGIEGCWRFVQRLWRLFEQHDVAAQGDDQALARKMHQTIAAVAGDIEALGFNKAVARIYELTAAIEKAQPSASRSEAIRAVLHLASPMMPHLAEEAWQKIGGQGLLAEAPWPTVDETLLVDDEVTIAVQHMGKLRDTLTAPKGAAKEDLEALALASEKVQRSIDGADIRKVIVVPDRLVNIVT, encoded by the coding sequence ATGACTGAGACTCGTTTCGATCCGTCCTCGGCCGACGGACGGTGGCAACATGCATGGGATGAAGCCGGGTGCTTCGCCGCCGATAGCAACAGTGACAAACCCAAGAGCTACGTGCTCGAGATGTTTCCCTATCCCAGCGGACGCATCCATATTGGGCATGTGCGCAATTACACGATGGGCGATGTGCTGGCGCGCTACAAAAAGATGCGCGGCTACGAAGTCCTGCATCCGATGGGTTGGGATGCCTTCGGCATGCCGGCCGAGAATGCGGCCATGGAAAAGGGCGTCCATCCCGGCGGCTGGACGCGTGGCAACATAGCCAACATGAAGGCCCAGCTCAAACGGCTGGGATTCGCGCTCGACTGGACGCGTGAATTTGCGACCTGCGACCCGGAATACTATGGCCACGAGCAATCGCTGTTCATCGATTTGTTCGAAGCCGGATTGGTCTATCGCAAGGAAAGCGAGGTCAATTGGGATCCGGTTGACCAAACCGTGCTGGCCAACGAGCAGGTAATCGATGGCAAGGGCTGGCGATCTGGCGCCGAGGTGGAAAAGCGAAAGCTGAATCAGTGGTTTCTCAAGATCACCGACTTCGCAGACGAACTGTTGGAAGGTCTCGGCGACCTAGACAAATGGCCGGAAAAAGTCCGGCTGATGCAGGAAAACTGGATCGGCAAGAGCCGAGGGCTCCAGTTCCGCTTCGAGCTTTCGAATGGGCAATCGCTGGAGGTTTATTCGACCCGGCCCGATACGATTTTTGGTGCCACTTTCGTGGCTGTCGCGCCGGACCATCCGATTGCCAAGTCTGCAGCCCAGGCGTCTGAGAAGGCCGCCGAATTTGTGCAGTTGTGCAAGCGCGGCGGGACCACGGCTGCCGATCTCGAAACGGCTGAAAAACTGGGGTTTGACACTGGCATCACGGCGGAACACCCGTTTACCGGAGAGCCGCTTCCGGTCTTCATCGCGAATTTCGTTCTGATGGATTACGGCACTGGGGCAATAATGGCGGTGCCAGGCCATGATCAGCGCGATTTCGATTTCGCGCGCAAGTACCAGTTGCCGATTCCAAGAGTTGTTGCAGCCAGTGCCGAGGATTCGGAGAAGCCCTTCGCGGGCGAAGCGGAGCCCGGTGAAGGCGTCGTGGTCAACTCTGGCTTTCTTGACGGAATGGATGTCGAAACGGCCAAGAAGGCAGTGATCGACCGGGCCGAAAAGGACGGCTGGGGCAACGGACAAACAGTCTGGCGTCTGCGCGACTGGGGTGTTTCGCGCCAGCGCTATTGGGGTACACCCATTCCCTTTGTGCATTGTGATCGATGCGGCGTCGTGCCTGTCGCTCGCGACCAGCTACCAGTCACACTTCCAGACGATGTCGACTTCCAGACACCGGGCAATCCGCTGGTTCGGCATCCGACCTGGAAAAAGACCACCTGCCCCAAATGTGGATCCTTGGCGGAGCGTGAGACCGACACCCTCGATACGTTTGTCGACAGTTCGTGGTATTTCCTGCGCTTTGCCAGTCAGCCGGATGATCGGCCGTTTGATCCGGAAGAGGTCGAAAAATGGCTGCCCGTTGAGCAATATATTGGCGGGATCGAGCATGCGATCCTGCATCTGCTCTATGCTCGGTTCTGGACCCGCGCCCTGCGTCATGCCGGGCACTTGCCATTTGCTGAGCCTTTTTCGAGTCTGTTCACCCAAGGCATGGTCACACATGAAACCTATTCTCGGCGCGATCCGCAGAGCGGCAAGCAAACCTTTTTCGAGCCGGAAGAGGTCGATCGCGGAAGCAAAGGCGCAAAGCTCAAGGACGACGGTTTCCCGGTGACAGTTGGCCGCGTGATAAAGATGTCCAAGTCGAAGAAGAATGTTGTCGACCCGGACACAATTGTAGAGCGGTATGGAGCTGACGCCGTGCGCTGGTTCATGTTGTCGGACAGCCCGCCGGAGCGCGACCTGCCTTGGTCGGAGAGCGGGATTGAAGGCTGCTGGCGTTTTGTGCAGCGGTTGTGGCGACTGTTCGAACAACACGACGTAGCAGCGCAGGGTGACGACCAAGCTTTGGCCCGAAAGATGCACCAGACGATCGCTGCGGTCGCCGGCGATATCGAGGCGCTCGGTTTCAACAAGGCAGTGGCTCGCATCTATGAGCTCACCGCTGCAATCGAGAAGGCCCAGCCTAGCGCCAGCCGTTCGGAAGCAATTCGCGCGGTCTTGCATCTGGCATCGCCAATGATGCCGCACCTTGCCGAGGAGGCTTGGCAGAAAATTGGCGGCCAGGGCCTGTTGGCCGAGGCGCCATGGCCCACCGTCGATGAAACGCTTCTGGTGGATGACGAGGTGACCATTGCCGTCCAACATATGGGCAAGCTTCGCGATACGCTGACCGCACCCAAGGGGGCCGCAAAGGAAGATCTGGAAGCCCTTGCGCTGGCAAGCGAGAAGGTCCAGCGTTCAATCGACGGAGCAGATATTCGTAAGGTAATTGTCGTGCCTGACCGGTTGGTAAATATCGTCACATGA
- a CDS encoding WcaI family glycosyltransferase encodes MAFISIIGLNYAPEPIGIGPYTQGWATSLAQRGHRVQVICGAPYYPGWSLAAGYKNRFAGRVEDGVEVLRVPHYIPARPTAARRMAHYASFAANAARAVHRQGSDFRPDAVVAIAPALLAAPVALRLARKAGALSWLHIQDFEVGAALATSLLPASLANPASRFERSAIKRFDHVSTIAPAMLDLARSKGAGAAQLHELRNWAEPGVGAAGIRPEDMRAELGLPARKIALYSGNLARKQGIDLILDTAERTRNRADLHFVVCGEGPAVTLVEQAAEALPNLHYRPLQPRSRLPELLAVADIHMLPQLPGAADLVLPSKLANMLASGRPVVTSADPGTALAREVAGCGIVVSTNDREAFANAITALADDQDRRETLGNEAKIRANERWSRTGLLDAFGDALESALQDHRQ; translated from the coding sequence GTGGCGTTCATTTCCATAATCGGCCTGAATTATGCCCCCGAGCCCATCGGGATCGGGCCCTACACGCAAGGCTGGGCCACGTCTCTGGCGCAACGCGGACATCGCGTGCAGGTCATTTGCGGTGCGCCCTATTATCCGGGTTGGTCACTTGCAGCAGGTTACAAGAACCGGTTTGCGGGGAGAGTTGAAGACGGGGTCGAGGTCTTGCGCGTGCCCCACTATATTCCTGCGCGGCCAACTGCTGCACGCCGAATGGCGCATTACGCTTCGTTCGCCGCCAATGCTGCCCGCGCCGTGCATCGCCAAGGCTCAGACTTCAGACCCGATGCGGTTGTCGCGATTGCCCCGGCGCTGCTCGCGGCGCCTGTCGCCTTGCGATTGGCGCGAAAGGCCGGGGCGCTGTCTTGGCTGCATATTCAGGACTTTGAGGTCGGTGCAGCCTTGGCGACAAGTCTCTTGCCCGCCTCACTGGCGAACCCGGCGTCGCGATTCGAGCGCTCGGCTATCAAGCGTTTCGACCATGTGAGCACAATCGCTCCAGCCATGTTGGACTTGGCCCGAAGCAAGGGAGCTGGAGCAGCGCAACTGCACGAGCTTCGCAATTGGGCCGAGCCAGGCGTGGGTGCAGCAGGTATTCGCCCCGAAGATATGCGGGCCGAATTGGGATTGCCTGCTAGGAAAATCGCGCTCTACTCGGGCAATCTTGCCAGGAAGCAGGGTATCGATCTCATCCTTGATACGGCGGAGCGAACGCGGAACCGGGCTGACTTGCACTTTGTCGTCTGTGGTGAAGGTCCAGCGGTGACATTGGTAGAGCAAGCGGCGGAAGCACTGCCCAATCTGCACTACAGGCCGCTCCAACCGCGATCCAGACTGCCCGAACTCTTGGCGGTCGCGGATATTCACATGTTGCCGCAGCTGCCCGGGGCAGCTGATCTCGTATTGCCCTCGAAGCTCGCGAACATGCTCGCTTCGGGTCGGCCTGTCGTGACTAGCGCCGACCCGGGAACTGCGCTGGCCCGAGAGGTAGCAGGATGCGGCATTGTTGTTAGCACGAATGACAGGGAGGCATTTGCCAATGCAATCACGGCGCTGGCCGATGACCAGGACCGCCGCGAAACTCTCGGGAACGAGGCGAAAATCAGGGCGAACGAGCGTTGGTCGCGCACCGGACTGCTTGACGCATTCGGCGATGCGCTAGAGAGTGCCCTGCAGGACCACCGACAGTGA
- the lptE gene encoding LPS assembly lipoprotein LptE gives MRAVFPLLALAALTACGLQPVYGGGAKSAAVQGLGAIQVSDIPGREGWLMGNALRDRLSIGGRNTAPRYRLDIRLDDQLEGLGLLNDDTIGRERRTLRARYQLVDLTDDTILLDATAGSDAGIDVVSSEYATIAAEQSALERLTQEVADRIVTRVSLTLRKEQ, from the coding sequence ATGCGGGCCGTTTTTCCTCTTCTGGCCTTGGCTGCGCTCACGGCCTGTGGTCTGCAGCCGGTCTATGGGGGCGGTGCCAAGAGTGCCGCGGTCCAGGGGCTGGGGGCGATCCAGGTCTCTGACATTCCGGGCCGCGAGGGTTGGCTCATGGGCAATGCGCTGCGCGATCGTCTGTCCATCGGCGGCAGGAATACAGCACCGCGCTATCGCCTCGATATCCGTCTTGATGACCAACTCGAAGGGCTCGGCCTGCTCAACGATGATACGATCGGCCGCGAGCGACGGACATTGCGGGCTCGCTACCAGCTGGTGGACCTGACTGACGATACGATCCTGCTGGATGCGACCGCGGGGTCGGATGCAGGGATCGACGTTGTCTCGAGTGAATACGCCACAATCGCGGCCGAGCAGAGCGCATTGGAACGCCTGACACAGGAGGTGGCAGACCGCATCGTCACTCGCGTATCGCTCACCTTGCGAAAAGAGCAGTGA
- a CDS encoding ribbon-helix-helix domain-containing protein — translation MRQNYHPPVKRSVEIAGHKTSISLEPLFWEMLRIAAEDEGIPINALVARIDAERIAAETPPGLASAVRVWLVLKERSD, via the coding sequence ATGCGCCAGAACTATCATCCTCCCGTCAAACGGTCCGTCGAGATTGCGGGTCACAAGACATCTATCAGTCTGGAGCCGCTTTTCTGGGAGATGCTCAGGATCGCCGCAGAGGATGAAGGCATTCCGATCAATGCCCTGGTGGCGCGAATTGATGCGGAAAGGATTGCGGCAGAAACACCACCAGGTCTGGCTAGCGCTGTGCGGGTCTGGCTCGTTCTCAAAGAGCGCAGCGACTAG
- a CDS encoding DUF3576 domain-containing protein — MSIFPANPTSFARTALVGVALASLTACGGKDRPQADLAASQVTTIGVNSYLWRASLETVSFAPLLQADSAGGVIVTDWYTNPSNTSERVKVTVAILDQDLRADALRVAASRQVAQGGTWVDAPVQAATVQKLEDIILTKARELRRQAVAS; from the coding sequence ATGAGCATTTTTCCGGCCAATCCTACTTCGTTTGCCCGCACGGCCCTCGTGGGCGTTGCGCTTGCATCCCTGACTGCCTGTGGCGGCAAGGATCGTCCGCAGGCTGACCTTGCTGCGTCGCAAGTGACGACAATCGGGGTGAACTCCTATTTATGGCGGGCTTCGCTTGAGACTGTCAGTTTCGCGCCATTGCTGCAGGCGGATAGCGCCGGCGGCGTTATCGTGACCGACTGGTATACGAACCCCTCCAATACGAGTGAGCGGGTCAAGGTGACTGTCGCGATCCTGGACCAGGATTTGCGCGCCGATGCCTTGCGCGTTGCGGCTAGTCGCCAGGTCGCCCAGGGTGGAACCTGGGTCGATGCCCCGGTTCAGGCCGCCACAGTGCAGAAGCTGGAAGACATTATCCTGACGAAAGCGCGCGAACTGCGTCGCCAGGCTGTAGCCAGCTAA
- the phbB gene encoding acetoacetyl-CoA reductase has protein sequence MARVAIVTGGTRGIGRAICETLKSDGFTVVANYAGNDEAARECAEETGIHCYKWDVGNHEDAMAGCIKVAEEVGPVDVVVNNAGITRDGTLLRMSYEDWHDVMRVNLGGCFNMAKACFPGMKERGWGRIVNIGSINGQAGQYGQVNYAAAKSGIHGFTKALAQEGARFNITVNAIAPGYIDTDMVAAVPEQVLEKIVAKIPVGRLGHAEEIARGVSFLCSDDAGFVTGSTMSINGGQHMY, from the coding sequence ATGGCACGAGTAGCGATTGTAACGGGCGGGACACGGGGTATTGGACGCGCCATTTGCGAGACTTTGAAGTCCGATGGCTTCACGGTCGTCGCCAATTATGCCGGCAATGACGAAGCCGCCCGAGAATGCGCGGAAGAGACTGGCATCCATTGCTACAAGTGGGATGTCGGAAACCACGAAGACGCTATGGCAGGCTGTATCAAGGTGGCGGAAGAGGTCGGGCCGGTTGATGTTGTCGTCAACAATGCCGGGATCACACGGGACGGGACCTTGCTGCGGATGAGCTACGAAGACTGGCATGACGTCATGCGGGTCAATCTGGGCGGTTGCTTCAATATGGCCAAGGCTTGCTTCCCGGGCATGAAGGAACGGGGATGGGGGCGTATCGTCAATATCGGCTCAATCAATGGTCAGGCCGGGCAGTATGGCCAGGTAAACTATGCCGCAGCCAAATCCGGAATTCATGGATTCACCAAAGCGCTCGCCCAAGAAGGTGCGCGCTTCAACATCACTGTGAATGCGATCGCTCCGGGCTACATCGACACCGATATGGTCGCAGCGGTTCCCGAACAGGTTCTGGAAAAGATCGTCGCCAAGATTCCTGTTGGCCGACTGGGCCACGCCGAGGAAATTGCCCGCGGCGTAAGCTTCTTATGTTCGGATGACGCCGGTTTCGTTACCGGCTCCACTATGAGCATCAATGGCGGCCAACATATGTACTGA